CATTAAATTTCAATAAGTTAAAATATTTCATCTAATTTCGGCCTGTTACCTTTACTTTATTAAATTATCAATTATTACAACAAATTGAGAAGCAAGAACTTCCTGGCATTATTTTTGATATTATACTGACTTAAAGAAAGACTCTATAAAAAAGGTGGTGATCCCAATCGGAACCTTCGTTAAATTTTTCGAAGAAATGACCAGGGAAGATATCCAGGAGGCCGGTGGAAAAGCGGCCAACTTAGGGGAATTGACTCAGGCAGGATTTAACGTACCGCCTGGTTTCTGCGTCTTGGCCGATTCTCTTCATCATCACCTTGAAAAAAATGATTTGCAGCCCAAAATTAATGGGATCGTTGCCGGTTTTGATTACGAGGATTATGCCATTATCGAGGGTAAGACTAATGAAATCAGAGACCTGATTATCTCCGCCCCAATTCCTGCCGATTTATTAAGGGAATTGACGGATTCCATAGATAAGTTGACCGGCCCGGATCAGGTTTTTGTGGCCGTCCGTTCTTCCGTAGCGGTCAAGGGCCTTCCCATCTCTTCCTTCCCGGGAATGATGGATACCTTCCA
The genomic region above belongs to Deltaproteobacteria bacterium and contains:
- a CDS encoding phosphoenolpyruvate synthase translates to MVIPIGTFVKFFEEMTREDIQEAGGKAANLGELTQAGFNVPPGFCVLADSLHHHLEKNDLQPKINGIVAGFDYEDYAIIEGKTNEIRDLIISAPIPADLLRELTDSIDKLTGPDQVFVAVRSSVAVKGLPISSFPGMMDTF